Proteins from one Paenibacillus amylolyticus genomic window:
- a CDS encoding GyrI-like domain-containing protein: protein MSNYYFEEKDSFIVLGIGTELKSDYTDYAGISKEKADFWSTVREDGSLDTLKSLATNDYIFAVNEAVNNKMMHYAGVMTEKSLPEATRLIQFPKGEYLIVKGEAETADLLSNTLTGIAFGQALPAEQDFAYVGGPNATVEMGQKNGLIYGEMWIPVVRK from the coding sequence ATGAGTAATTATTATTTTGAAGAAAAAGACAGCTTTATCGTATTAGGTATTGGAACGGAGCTTAAGAGCGACTACACAGACTATGCTGGCATCAGCAAGGAGAAGGCGGATTTTTGGTCCACTGTGAGAGAGGATGGAAGCCTGGACACATTAAAATCTCTGGCTACGAATGACTATATTTTTGCTGTGAACGAAGCCGTGAACAACAAAATGATGCATTATGCTGGTGTCATGACAGAAAAATCTCTGCCAGAAGCAACGAGATTGATCCAATTTCCCAAGGGAGAATACCTGATTGTGAAGGGCGAAGCAGAGACGGCTGATCTGCTCAGTAATACGCTTACTGGCATTGCCTTTGGTCAAGCCCTCCCGGCAGAACAGGATTTTGCCTACGTTGGCGGTCCGAATGCTACGGTTGAGATGGGACAGAAAAACGGTTTGATCTATGGTGAAATGTGGATTCCTGTTGTAAGGAAGTAA
- a CDS encoding Ger(x)C family spore germination C-terminal domain-containing protein, whose protein sequence is MFHGQRFSGSLHTEQAPLYIIMSGKWNKAARFVKKVHPGPSNNPRNYVTYEANIEQIKRKLKVKVADDSQIDVNLRIELPVTIVEYAMNHLQEKNTIDSLNRKLSDDMTRDAEQIIKTLQQSGCDSFGIGRHLIAHYPELWKSLDWNQQYAQVRFHPEVKVTIVGKGVLN, encoded by the coding sequence CTGTTTCATGGGCAAAGGTTCAGTGGAAGTCTTCATACCGAACAGGCTCCCCTATACATTATTATGAGTGGTAAATGGAATAAAGCGGCGCGTTTTGTCAAAAAGGTTCACCCAGGTCCCTCCAACAACCCACGGAACTATGTCACTTATGAAGCAAATATTGAACAAATTAAGCGAAAACTCAAGGTAAAGGTGGCAGATGATAGCCAAATTGATGTGAATCTCCGTATCGAACTTCCAGTAACGATCGTTGAATATGCTATGAATCATCTTCAGGAAAAAAACACGATTGATTCTCTAAACCGTAAGTTGTCCGACGACATGACACGGGACGCAGAACAGATTATCAAGACACTTCAGCAGAGCGGGTGTGATTCCTTTGGCATTGGCAGACATTTAATAGCCCATTATCCGGAATTGTGGAAAAGTCTGGACTGGAATCAGCAATATGCCCAAGTTCGTTTTCACCCGGAAGTAAAGGTTACAATCGTTGGCAAAGGTGTTTTAAATTAA